From one Mytilus edulis chromosome 1, xbMytEdul2.2, whole genome shotgun sequence genomic stretch:
- the LOC139518981 gene encoding uncharacterized protein, giving the protein MASRLTQEEENYVRMSLLLTGISPRAVRALFDQEFAPACLDSSMKKEYNKLKDLQKKRIISQTQMNLLIPRFPAVPDSKIFDVTLMITLLRNLTNLTPPRGGYDCLPPVATEVTPSSDLARIKHYRNILAHLDEGKIDTAMFTTAWEDITGAIGRLGGQQMKQECDTLKVKILDQTNQEIVMGIKRSKDEMLEMKKSVKSLNNSVKSLKRTKKAMTVEVKRLKTTNEDMTVEVKKLKISHEDTVQWNIRTQINEILVEWKDNDKMFITTEATRHVLKCIKENSCVTIAASSGVGKTATLRHVALQMSDEGYDVLLVTDPGDIVKFYNPNQKTLFVIDDLCGNYSLNQTDMKVWEPVMERIKKVISNKLVKIIVACRLQVYQDDKFECLSVFKSCVCNLLSESMCLTKAEKVSIAELYLKTKAPEIIDYYDLYDCFPLLCKLYYENPALNITDFFQNPFTVYEAEIDKLQTKGFSSKYCALALCVMFNNNLKEDILKEDVNEEIRTIIENTCEACRLDRGTSRFNLLDELNSLIHTFLKKEENMYKTIHDKIFDFLVYYFGQKMCQLLIKNAHSSLIKEIFLLEKQVKMDQFITIVPSNYHEMYIQRMIYDWSKGEVPNVFFNINMKLPQFRQRFLCVLNELDVSYQRQLALTCDVYNNITLLIVLCLIVDIPMIHWCVNHGVDVNQCGNWEITPLCIAAAKGLTEIVRMLLDKGVDYNKCDNDGWSPVKIACEYGHTEIVRMLLDIGADYNKFDNDGWSPVMSACRYGHTEIVRMLLDIGADYNKFGNDGWSPVMSACRYGHTEILMMLLDIGADYNKFDNESWSPVKIACEYGHTEIVRMLLDKGVDYNKCDNDSWSPVMGACRYGHTEIVMMLLDIGTDYNKCNYDSWSPVMSACRYGHTEIVRVLLDIGTDYNKCDNDGWSPAMSACSNGHTEIVRMLLDIGADYNKCDKDGWSPLMNACSKGHTEIVRMLLDIGADYNKCSNGGWSPLMNACSKGHTEIVRMLLDIGADYNKCDNDSWSPVMIASEKGHSEIVNLINEHSRKLTVISEDI; this is encoded by the exons CTGTACCTGATTCTAAAATATTTGACGTAACTCTTATGATAACGTTACTTAGAAACCTGACCAACTTGACTCCTCCACGTGGTGGATATGACTGCCTACCGCCGGTTGCTACCGAAGTTACACCTTCTTCAGATTTGGCCAGAATAAAACATTACAGAAACATCTTGGCTCACCTGGATGAGGGGAAAATAGACACTGCTATGTTCACCACAGCATGGGAAGATATAACTGGT GCTATCGGTAGATTAGGTGGACAGCAAATGAAGCAGGAGTGTGATACCTTGAAGGTGAAGATACTGGATCAGACTAATCAGGAAATAGTGATGGGCATTAAACGTTCAAAAGATGAAATGTTGGAAATGAAAAAGTCAGTGAAGAGCTTAAATAACTCAGTGAAGAGCTTGAAGAGAACAAAGAAAGCTATGACAGTAGAAGTGAAAAGGTTAAAAACAACCAATGAAGATATGACAGTAGAAgtgaaaaagttgaaaatatctCACGAAGATACAGTTCAGTGGAATATTAGAA cACAAATTAATGAGATCCTTGTGGAGTGGAAGGACAATGATAAGATGTTTATAACAACAGAAGCTACCAGACATGTACTGAAATGTATAAAGGAGAATAGTTGTGTAACTATCGCTGCTAGTTCTGGCGTAGGGAAGACAGCCACACTCCGACATGTAGCTTTACAGATGTCAGATGAAGGGTACGATGTACTTTTAGTGACAGATCCAGGCGACATTGTCAAGTTTTATAACCCAAATCAGAAAACATTGTTTGTTATCGATGATTTATGTGGAAACTATTCTTTAAACCAGACTGACATGAAAGTTTGGGAACCTGTCATGGAGAGAATTAAAAAGGTCATTTCAAATAAGCTGGTCAAGATAATTGTAGCATGTCGATTACAAGTGTATCAGGATGACAAATTTGAATGTTTATCAGTTTTCAAATCATGTGTATGTAACCTGTTATCAGAAAGCATGTGCTTGACAAAAGCTGAAAAGGTGTCCATAGCTGAGTTATATCTGAAAACTAAAGCTCCTGAGATTATAGATTATTATGATTTATATGATTGTTTCCCACTTTtatgtaaattatattatgaaaatcCTGCACTTAATATCACAGATTTTTTCCAGAACCCATTTACAGTTTATGAAGCAGAGATTGACAAACTACAGACAAAAGGATTTTCTAGTAAATACTGTGCTTTGGCTTTGTGTGTCATGTTTAACAACAATTTAAAGGAAGATATATTAAAAGAGGATGTGAATGAAGAAATAAGAACTATTATTGAGAACACTTGTGAGGCATGTAGACTGGACAGAGGAACATCGAGGTTTAATTTACTGGATGAACTAAACTCACTTATACATACATTCCTGAAAAAGGAGGAAAACATGTACAAAACTATTCACgataaaatatttgactttctAGTGTACTACTTTGGACAGAAAATGTGTCAATTGTTGATTAAGAATGCACATAGTAGTTTGATCAAGGAAATATTTTTACTAGAAAAACAAGTAAAGATGGATCAGTTTATAACAATTGTGCCGTCTAACTATCATGAAATGTATATACAAAGAATGATTTATGACTGGTCAAAAGGTGAAGTTCcaaatgtattttttaacatcaatatgAAGCTACCTCAGTTTAGACAGAgatttttatgtgttttgaatGAACTGGATGTATCTTACCAGAGACAACTAGCACTCACCTGTGATGTATATAACAATATTACTCTGTTAATTGTATTATGTTTAATAGTTGATATTCCTATGATTCATTGGTGTGTTAATCATGGTGTTGATGTTAATCAGTGTGGGAATTGGGAAATAACACCATTGTGTATAGCCGCCGCTAAAGGTTTGacagaaatagtaaggatgttgttagacaaaggagtagattataataaatgtgacaatgATGGTTGGTCACCTGTAAAGATTGCATGTGAATatggacatacagaaatagtaaggatgttgttagacataggagcagattataataaattTGACAATGATGGTTGGTCACCTGTAATGAGTGCTTGTAGATatggacatacagaaatagtaaggatgttgttagacataggagcagattataataaattTGGCAATGATGGTTGGTCACCTGTAATGAGTGCTTGTAGATATGGACATACAGAAATATTGATgatgttgttagacataggagcagattataataaattTGACAATGAAAGTTGGTCACCTGTAAAGATTGCATGTGAATatggacatacagaaatagtaagaatgttgttagacaaaggagtagattataataaatgtgacaatgATAGTTGGTCACCTGTAATGGGTGCTTGTAGATatggacatacagaaatagtaatgatgttgttagacataggaacagattataataaatgtaactATGATAGTTGGTCACCTGTAATGAGTGCTTGTAGATatggacatacagaaatagtaagggtgttgttagacataggaacagattataataaatgtgacaatgATGGTTGGTCACCAGCAATGAGTGCTTGTAGTAatggacatacagaaatagtacggatgttgttagacataggggcagattataataaatgtgacaagGATGGTTGGTCACCTTTAATGAATGCTTGTAGTAagggacatacagaaatagtaaggatgttgttagacattggagcagattataataaatgtagCAATGGTGGTTGGTCACCTTTAATGAATGCTTGTAGTAagggacatacagaaatagtaaggatgttgttagacattggagcagattataataaatgtgacaatgATAGTTGGTCACCTGTAATGATTGCATCTGAAAAAGGCCATAGTGAAATAGTTAATTTGATAAATGAACATTCCAGGAAATTAACTGTGATATCTGAGGATATATAG